Genomic window (Neurospora crassa OR74A linkage group VI, whole genome shotgun sequence):
AGGAAGGACGTAGGGCTGGAAGGTCTGAGCACCGACGGCAGTGGCGATGCGACCGACGGAGTCGCAAACACCGCTACGAAGGGCAAGGTCGTCCTCAGTCTCCTTGATGGTGAGGTAAGCACCAAGGGCGTGCATGATGTTGTCGAAGTAGGGCTTGAACTCCTCGCCGAGAGCCTCGGCAATGGCACCGATAGCACCGGAAGCAGCTACCTTGACCTTGTAGTCCTCGTGGCCGATCAGAGCGCCGATGTTAGCGACAAGCTCGCCAGCATACTGCTTCATGAACTCGGCATCGAGACCATCGGACATGGAGTCAAGAGCACCGCAAACAGAACGGATGATCTCAACAttcttcttggcctgggTGGCATCGTTGGAGGCGGCCATGGAAGCCTGGAGGTTCTTGACAAGAGCAGTCATGATGGGCTCGTTGTAAGGGGAGAGCTCAGAGGCGATGTCATCCGCAAGGCGAGACAGACCGACAAGGGCGGCGTGCCTGACACCAACATCCTGGTCGTTGAGCAGGGTGATGACATGGGGCATGATGGACTTGATCTGGTTGGCGATGAAGTCGGGAGCACCCTCGACGACAGTGCCGAGAGCAAGGATACCGGCCTTTCTGTAGCCAGCCTCGGAGTTGGTGGCGAACTTGGGGAAGGCGTTGAGAAGGGGAACGATAActtggcgaggaggaaggtcgCTGGCAAGCTGATCGAGCAGCATGAGAGCGGAGCGGGCGGGGCTCAtatcatcctcatcttcatcgtcgtcgatcTCAGTGAGAATAACCATGCTCTTGATGGTGAGCTCCTCGCCAACATCACGCATGCCCTGGATCTTCATGCGCCTGTAACGGACAGTCTGGGCAAGGAAAGCAAGGGCCTGAGCGCGGACCTCATCCTCAGCCTGGGGGTTGCCGCCGAGGTCAATCATCAGCTTGACAAGATCCTTAAGGTACTTGCCGAGCAGCGAAGACTCGCAAGCCAAGAACTGCTGGAAAACGTCGAAAGCCTGAGCAATCTTCTCATCATCGCCAGACTCAACGACGTGCTTGAGAACGTCGACCATGGAGGGAACGAGGGTCTGAAGGGCATTAACGGCCTGGGGATCCTCCTCGGGATCGAACATGAGGAGGCAGGCGCCAATGGACATCATGGTGTTGATGCGAACATCAGCGCTCTGGGGGTCGCGGAGAGTGTGGTTGAAGATCTCGAGAAGCTTGCGGAGGTCCTCGAAGGCGGTGGGGTTGGCCTCGATCAAGCTGAAGATGATGTAGGTACCGACTTCACGCTGGTTGACATCGGCATTGGTGGCCAAGTTCATGGCAATGTCGCGGAGATCGTCCCACTCGCCCTCCTCGAAGTCAAAGCAGGCAATGACAGCGATAAGACGGGAAGCGGTATGGCGGCACTTGGGGTTCTGCTCCTTGAGAGTGGCCTCGAGGAGGACCTGGCGGACCTGCACCTTCTGGGCCTTGGGGATCTTGCCCCAGTGCTTGGTGACGAGTCTGGCAGCCTGGACGGCAGCCAATTGCCTGACGCCCAGGTCATCGTGTGTCGCGAAAACttcgatgaggaggagaaggcacTCGGGGTGAACATAGTAGTTCTTTTGGAGCTCAGCCGTGATGGCCTTGACTCTCTGGGTATCagctggagaggaggggTCAGCTCTGCGCGTtcattttttcttcttttctatttttgTCGCGGACGAGGGAAATCGGAAAATGCTTACGAATCTGCGACTCCTTGAGGAGCGCGGCAAGCGTTTGCTTGTCCATGGCGCTTCAAGGAAATGTGAACAGAAGGGGTatcaaaaagaaaacagcGAAAAGATGAACAGaacagagaagaaaaaaagaaagggaaaagaaaaagaagatccCGTCGGGCACACCGCGGGAGGGGATAGCAGGGGTTTTTGAAGAGGGGGGGCACAGTACTGCAGTGAAGAGACTGGAGGcgaagatgggatggaaagaCGAGACCCCGGGGAGAACCTGGAGGTGtcgtgaagaagaaaaaaaaatttggATTTTGATCAAATTCCACTGTGGAATCGCGGCTGATAAGAGATTAGAAATTTTGCTGCGGGGCAAGGATCGGGGGGTCGGgatcagttcagttcagttgcaGCTGAGGAAattccctccctccattCGGCACGGTAGAGTAGCAGCCTGGGGGCCTGGGCGCTACGCCTAACCACCACTGTCACTGTGTGCTGCCATCATGTGCCTGATGATCGAGGGGTAATCTCCCGCTCTACTACCTCTGCGCTGCCCGGTAGCACGAAACATTCGGTCGTGGAGTAAAACGGGTATGGATATTGAGTGTATATTGAGCACTTATACATATGTATGAGCCAGACGCTTCCAACTCGTCTTTCTCCTTGTATTGAATGTTATATCAAAGTTGCTTTGTTCGACTGTGACCGTGGCAGTTGTTCGATTTTAGGTTCATCATCTCTAATTGGAAATTTTGCCCTTCTTCACCGCTATCTTCATCATTGCCTGCTGTTTGCCTACCGGCGGGCAGTTATCCCGTTCGATCATCGTCACAGTCTCTCCCGCTCTTTCACCCGTTATATCTTATCACACCTCCACATCGCGACGAGGGTTTGGACAGCTTGCTGTATTGACTACTGCTGATGCCTTCTTCAAGAACTACCCAGACAGCATCTCAGCTGTGTGCGCCTTTACGAAGACAAGAGTCATGCTCGTTGAATTGAGGTCGACGGTTATGTTCGATTAGGTCTATCCCGATTTTTCTGGATGCTCTTATTCCAAGGTCATACACATTATCGGGTCTTCTTTACTCTACCCATCAAGCCAACCACATACACAAAGACACAAAACCATGATGTTAACCGCCAAACACCCTCTACTTTTAACACACCACTGAAGATCTGAACAGACATCAATCGTCTGTCTTTCCCAGTACAAGTAACAAAAATCTAACCACCGTCTTAATCAAGCATAACCACGTCGCAACAGAAAGCAACTTGGATCAAGCTCCCTCGACTCGCACGCCCATCATCTCACCCTCTCATCTGCGCAACGGAGTGTATGAGCTCGTATCATCCGACGGCGTCTGGCGGTGGTGCCTATGCTGGCCCAACATCAAACTGTCCCTCCTATCCGCCTCCAGCCGAGAAGAATCATGCGCCTTGAGGTTAGTGCTGGGACGGCgctgtccaccaccaccaccaccaccatacgACGTCATCGTATAATCGCCCTCGACCGTGCTTCCCTCCAGATCAATGGCCGACCTCATCCCAACCTGCTTGTACCCCACCAGAAACTTGCTGGGATGATACCGCATAAACGCCACGCTCACAATCACCATGAGCATGCCGTCCAATACCAGCAGGTACACCTCGCGCTTCATCAAAATGGAATTCCAACCCAAGGCGTACTCGATCATGCGGAACACTGAGCGGATCAGGATGAGTGTGTTGGTCACATACAGGACCCAGAGTAGCTGGCGCCAGGGGACGGCGACGGAGTAAGACTTGGCGGTCGGGTTGGCGGCGATGCGCAAATGAAAGAtaatggtggtgatgatgaagagccCAAAGAAGGCGATTTGGATACCCAGGccgacgaggatgatgttgttgccgAGGTCTTGGTCTTTGGGGGTGGTAGCCTTGGCGAGGATGCCGCCGCCTGGTTGATTTTGGTGTTTGTGTTAGAgtgctgactgactgactgggtataggagagaagggagaggagaagTGATGACTAACCGGCACCCTGCGCCAGAAATGAAAAGACGTCACCCAACACGAATATCTTGGTCAACCACTTCACCCTGATGACCGAGTACGCCTCTGCCTCCAGCATGCAAGTGAGTCGGCCGAGAATCATGTAGATCGACGCAGCATAAAGGGAGGGTCCCAAGAGGATCAGGAGACTCTGTATAAGGTACGGCGTCAAGGTCCAGTCGGGCGTTTCCCCGGCGGAGATTACACGGCCTATGTAACCGACTGCTTCGActattgtttttttttgtcgtGGACGGTTAGCAAATCGAATTCGAAGTTGGTTGGCTTGTGAGAAGACCTGATACGGCAAGGGGATGGAAAAACGTACAAAGACATCCCACCAAGAACGGGATAAAGTACCACGTCCTGTTCCTAGCGAGAAGAAACGCATGGCCGACGGCGGTGATGCTGAATAAGGCGACGAAGATGGCGTTGGCTGCTGTGGACGGGTCATATTTGTAGTACGCGAAGGTTGCTAGGTCTGAGTTGTTGTCCGACATCGTCGCAAGCTTTCGAGGATGAGATTGAGGTCGCAGAGCTTTCTAGATCCGAaagagagggggaaaaaaatgaGGGACAAGAAAGAAATACCGATATTACtgcgttgatgatgatgatgatgcggcCGATATCACGAAGAATCGGCACCGCTTCAAACATATATGTAAGTCCAGAGGGAACCACAGCTCCCTTTACGAGGAAACCGAAGCAAAGGCATATGGGTAACAAACATGTAATACCTAAACGCGTAATCTTTCTTTAGACAAAGTTCACACACAGCCTCAACGTATAGCCGCGACCTCGACCGAATCAAAATTATCTATTTGCCTGGTTGACAGcttggactggactggactggactacCCTGCTACCTGCCTAACAACGTTGTCCCAACGGGTAGGTATTCTATGCTGCAAAGCGACGAGATGAGTAGTCTAGAAGCTTAAAGCAAGAAGCGGGCCGTATCCGCAGCGCTATGTATTTCTATACGCGTATACACATGTAGATACTACATAGTTCTACTCAACCTTCAAGATGTCTCCATAACAAACCTCCCTACTCATTCCCGCCATATCATGTTAGTGTCCCGACTGGAAAGACTGCGAACTGGGAATTAAGCTTCTCGGTTTCCCTGCCGGGCTATACGCGTATTGCCCCATACCAGGGTCTCGATCGATCCGTTTCCAACGAATCCGATCTACCGACCGcttacatacactacactattcTACCCACCTAGGTACTAGTTTTGAGTTTGAGGCTGAGTGCCCGCTTAATGACGAACGagcggaagaagaaagggacATTGGAAAACCGAATGCGGTTTAGCGCAAATCGGTTTGGTCGGTTTCGGCGAGATCTATACGCGTATACGATAAGCAGACTATACGCGGGCGATAAGGCTTTTTGGGGTTGAACCTCGTAAGGGGCCGACaacaacttttttttttctttccataAGTTCTCCAATAGCCAATGCATCTTCAGTTCACCTCCGTTTTCCAGTTTCAAGGATGCCCTACCAGCTTACCAGCTTACCTCCTCAGCTGCGCCTCGGTTGGGATGAGATTGCAAAAGTCCTACTGCTACTGAAGTGCAGAGCTAACGATGGATACGATGAAAATGTACAGTGAATTCGACGATGACGGACTGGGTGAGGACCTTGATGGACACGATTGATACAGCCCAAATGCTAGTTTGTCTATTTCTTTATTTGAATGCTTGGTACTCCTACTTGTCAGGACTTGATATGTCTTCGTGAGGACCTTGATGGACACGATTGATACAGCCCAAATGCTAGTTTGTCTGTTTCTTTATTTGAATGCTTGGTACTCCTACTTGTCAGGACTTGATATGTCTTCTGACCCTTCAGGATCTACCTTGCTGTTCCAAACTAACATCCAGACGGCAACTTCCACCCGCTACCTCCTGTGTTAGGCCAACTGCAATCATTATTCATTATCATTCTTGTATGTATTAAAACTGGTAAGTAACTGAAGTTGCTATGTGCCGCAGTCATTTCCAAAGCTGATTAAATTCGCGTATGTCTgctgggaaaaaaaaaatagaaccAGCTATTATCCCCTTTCGCTCTTCCGATAGATGGATCGAAGCTTTCACACTCACTTCAAGTCACTCTTGGCGGCCTCCAAAGAATTGCATTCAACCCATCCAACTCCCCCTCTGACTTGACGTCCCCTCGGGGTCATTGTCATCCAGTCCCAATTCTTGCCCCTGAGTCTCCTCGCCAACAccatcttcaacttccaGCTGCTTCACCCCCCTAACACTGCTCCCTCTACTCAACAACCTCTCTTTGAAGCTCTGCGGCGAGTACGACTCCCTCACATCCCTCGCTGACATCGCTCCTCGAAAAGCCAAATCAAAACTCTCTCTCGTCTTTGGCCTCAAGAACACGTTGTTTgaatcttcatcatcatcactgtcttcttcatcatacATCCGGACATCACCCGTCCAAGCCCTTCGCCCTTCTAATCCCCCGTTTAGATCAATTCCCGTCGTCCTGACTTGCAGAGCGGGCTGATGACGCAACCGATGCTTAAGAACCGAAAGCTCTTCCATACGCTCTCGGTAAGGGATTGGCGCGGTTTTGGGGCGGGCGGGAGGATGGCCGTGATAATGGTTATTGTGGCTGTTGTGGTGGATGCCAAGGGCTAGGAGTTCGTTGCATCGACAGGTGGAAGGGGAAGTGCAGGCGCAGCCCGAGTCAGGCGAGATTGAGAAGTTGGAAGCCCCTCCCCCCTGGGCTGCTACGTGGATGAGCGGTGCTGAaccggaggaggaagcgggTGTGGTGGGCGACTTGAGAGCTGTGTCGTCAGACTCGTTGGTCGCCACGGTTGCTGAAACAGAAAGGGTGGGCGTTGGATGGGGGGAGAGACGTCTGGGGCTGGTTGGGGGATTGCTGGTGAGGTTTGGTCGGCTGCGGGTGTTATCTGACATTCGTCGTGATGCGGgtttgttattgttgttgctgataTTACTGAGACCGTTGCTTCCCCGTCTTGACTGCCACGGTGGCAGCAGAGAAGGGGAGAACAGGCCATctgatgttgatgacgacTGCCTTTCTTGAGCACGAGAACCACTGAATATGGCGCTTTGGCGGTTCCTACGTGTTGAACGGCGCGCTAGGTTGACATTCCCAGCGCCGCTTGAGGATCGTCGCCTCTTGTCCTCTGGCGAGGTGCCTTGTCCGCCAGTGGTGTCGTTGTTGGTGCTGCCATGGATACGGTGGAGACATTTCCTGATGGTGTTGGCTTTGTGTGCCTCAAAGACCAGTTCCAGTTGACCAGTCAAAAAGTTGCGGTAGGCGTCGTCGATGGCCTCCGGAAGAAAGAGCCGAAGTGTCTCTTGCAAGTGCGTTTTCAGCGCTTCTTGACCTTCGTCAAATTGCTGCTCGACCTCGGCTAGTTCGATGACGGGATGGAAGTCTGCATGATGGGTTAGTTGTCATGTCTTCGTTCACAACGTGAGCTCGAGGCTCTTGGGTTTGCTGCTTACCAGAACTAGGAATCTGATCATCCAGGGGAAAGATCAGACGCCACAGGTTATCCCAGGTTCGGATTCCATCGCCAGAAGCTAAAGTCCTATCTACATCCTCAGATATCCCATCCTCGGGATTGCGAGGTGTTTCCGTGGGGACTGTGTCGCACATTTCATCCTTGGGCAGCATCAGGTGTTCGTCCAACCCTTTCTGCGTGGGAAATCCGACTTTGCATCGCTGACATTGGTGAGGCATTGCGCGCCTTCTATGATACGACATAACATGGTGTCGCAAGTCGGCCAGTGATTCGAAAGAAGTCATGGCGCAAACTTCGTGGTCACGGATATTGAAGCGAACCGGGTTGCGCACCCGGAATGGGCAGGAGTATCCCTCCATGCCCTGCCCATCCATCGCATACGTCGCTTCCAGATCGCGTTCCTGTCGGCCGCTTCGGATGGAACTGCTGCTGATCACCCTCCGATGCCGGGACGGAAGGTCGTTTCTGGCCCCAACATCGTAAGACGTCCTTCGCGATCCCACCGATTGTACCGAGTTCGACATTCTCCTTATGGATGGAGTAGCTCTTAGCTGTGGAGCGTATGCTATGCTCGGTGGTGCAGATACCGCCGGCGCATTTGAATTCGGCGGTCCAAGCGACACGGTAATTTCTTCTAGACATCTGGCGACTGCGCCCCAGATCTTGAGCGTTGTCGACGGTTGTTCCGCCGCAGCGTTCTCCTCAGTTTCCTTCAGAATGGCGGCGGAGATTTCCGAGGCAAGTTCCCCTCCGCTGGGTGCATCTTCAGATATGGGCGAAGTCCGTAAGCCGCCGGAGGCGTGGTAAGTATACCGTTGCCGGGGGTAATCTGGAAGACCAAGCCCAGGAAGCAGTCGACTGGACGATGAATTGCGCACCGGATGATTTCGCTGAGTTGGGCTCGCCAAGCTGCTTCTGGCACTGGTAGCTTCACCATAAGCGGGTGATGGCCTTCC
Coding sequences:
- a CDS encoding karyopherin Kap123, with translation MDKQTLAALLKESQIPDTQRVKAITAELQKNYYVHPECLLLLIEVFATHDDLGVRQLAAVQAARLVTKHWGKIPKAQKVQVRQVLLEATLKEQNPKCRHTASRLIAVIACFDFEEGEWDDLRDIAMNLATNADVNQREVGTYIIFSLIEANPTAFEDLRKLLEIFNHTLRDPQSADVRINTMMSIGACLLMFDPEEDPQAVNALQTLVPSMVDVLKHVVESGDDEKIAQAFDVFQQFLACESSLLGKYLKDLVKLMIDLGGNPQAEDEVRAQALAFLAQTVRYRRMKIQGMRDVGEELTIKSMVILTEIDDDEDEDDMSPARSALMLLDQLASDLPPRQVIVPLLNAFPKFATNSEAGYRKAGILALGTVVEGAPDFIANQIKSIMPHVITLLNDQDVGVRHAALVGLSRLADDIASELSPYNEPIMTALVKNLQASMAASNDATQAKKNVEIIRSVCGALDSMSDGLDAEFMKQYAGELVANIGALIGHEDYKVKVAASGAIGAIAEALGEEFKPYFDNIMHALGAYLTIKETEDDLALRSGVCDSVGRIATAVGAQTFQPYVLPLMKSSEEALHLDSTRLRESSFILWSCLSKVYEKDFSPFLPGVFKGLFHSLELEEEEINLELSEAERAIAGTDEEIITGGKRLKVKANDDEDIMDDEEGEDWEDIGISPEAFEKEVAIEIMGDIITHSCSGAEIKEYLEKAVEMISPLLEHPYEGCRKAAIATLWRAYARVWQLMEEETGSNWEPGLPLKTQPTVTLVKLGEIVTSATLKVWLEEMDRAVVTEVNRNVAATLKACGPAILAQGDFMKETISILSTIITRSHPCQQDLGDEDEEQEVEGSSEYDWLVIDTALDVVIGLAVALGPAFSELWKIFEKPILKFASSEAENLERSTGVGVIAECAANMGATVTPYTGKLMHLLLKRLSDTDNETKSNAAYATGQLILHSTDSNTYLPQYETILHKLAPMLQIPEARIKDNASGCLCRMILAHPDRVPLAQVLPALVDLLPLKEDYEENTPVYQCIYKLYEQGEPTINSLTSKVIPVLESVLSPPEDQLSDETRELVRKLVHQLYSANQALFAANPNALKLAGIV
- a CDS encoding RTA1 domain-containing protein gives rise to the protein MSDNNSDLATFAYYKYDPSTAANAIFVALFSITAVGHAFLLARNRTWYFIPFLVGCLFEAVGYIGRVISAGETPDWTLTPYLIQSLLILLGPSLYAASIYMILGRLTCMLEAEAYSVIRVKWLTKIFVLGDVFSFLAQGAGGGILAKATTPKDQDLGNNIILVGLGIQIAFFGLFIITTIIFHLRIAANPTAKSYSVAVPWRQLLWVLYVTNTLILIRSVFRMIEYALGWNSILMKREVYLLVLDGMLMVIVSVAFMRYHPSKFLVGYKQVGMRSAIDLEGSTVEGDYTMTSYGGGGGGGQRRPSTNLKAHDSSRLEADRRDSLMLGQHRHHRQTPSDDTSSYTPLRR